DNA from Thermococcus sp. LS1:
GTTGGGATACTCACCTGGGCCCAGAAGATGGGTATCAAGTGGATCGACGCGGCCAACTTTCGCGAGGTTCTTGAGGGCCTCGTGGCAAAAATGAGCGAAGGGAAAAATTTATAAATGCTCGCCTGCATGGTATCATCGACGCCCCGGTGGCTCAGCCTGGTGGAGCGGCCGCTTGGTAAGCGGCAGGTCGCGGGTTCAAACCCCGCCCGGGGCTCCAAACTTCTTGAAGGACTATTCTGGGCAGGGGGCCGTGGGGTAGCTTGGTCCATCCTGCGGGCTTTGGGAGCCCGTGACCCGGGTTCAAATCCCGGCGGCCCCACCATAGGAAACTTTGCCTTCGCAAAGTTTCATCAAAGTTTGTATGTCGCTTTTAAGCTTGCCAATTTTCAGAAGGTTTCACAGTCAAACGAGCTTTTATTCAGAGTTTCACTCAAGATATAGTGCTCAGAGAGCACCAAAAGAAAAGGGAAACTGCTTGAAAGGCTTTTCTTGAAGGCAAACCAAAAAACCGGGACTTCTAACAAAGACACACAAACTCATTCCAGCCAACTTTACAGAGAGTTAACCTTTTTGATCAAACTTTGAGCAAGCAAAGTTTGTTCCGCAGGATTTTTATACGGCTGTCTCGTAGGGGGTAGAGGTGTCGTCATGGTCACGCTCATCATCGCCGAGAAGCCCAACGTCGCGAGAAAGATAGCCTACGCCCTGGCAGAGGGTAAGCCGGTCAGGAAGACCATCGGTAAGGTTCCCTACTATGAGTTCACGCGCGACGGGAAGAGAATAATCGTAGCTCCGGCAGTTGGCCACCTCTTCTCGCTCGCCCCAAAGACGAAGACTTACGGTTATCCGGTCTTTGACATTGAATGGGTTCCTGTCTACGTCGCCGAGAAAGGCAAGAGCTACGCTAAAGACTACATTAAGGCTTTGGCAACCCTCGCTAAACGCGCCGACGAGTTTGTAGTTGCCTGCGACTACGATACTGAGGGTGAGGTTATCGGTTATACAGCTCTCAAATACGCCTGCGGCGTTGACCCCTCAAAGGCCAAGCGCATGAAGTTCTCCGCCTTAACAAAGAAGGACCTTCTAAAGGCCTGGTACAACCTGGAACCGACCATAAACTTTGGAATGGCCGACGCGGGGATAGCGCGTCATGTCCTCGACTGGTACTGGGGTGTGAATCTCTCTCGGGCCCTAACCTCGGCGATAAAGCGCGCCAGCGGCAAGTGGATGGTTCTGAGCACCGGTAGAGTCCAGGGGCCCACTCTTAAGTTCCTCGTGGACAGGGAGAAGGAGATCCAGAACTTCAAGCCCACGCCATACTGGGTCATTAAAATGCTTTTAGAGAAAAACGGCCAGCAGTACACGGCCGTTTACGAGAAAGAGCGTATTCTTGATGAAAACGAGGCCAAGCGCATCGTTGAAGAGGCCAAGAAGGGGCCGGCCTTCGTCGAGAAGGTTGAGGTGAAGCAGCAGAACAGACATCCTCCGGTTCCCTTCGACCTCGGAACGCTCCAGAGGGAAGCGTATTCCGCCTTTGGATACAGTCCAAAGAAGACTTTGGAGATTGCCCAGAAGCTCTACGAGAAGGGTTACTGTCTCCACCCCGATTCTCTCATACCAACCCCTGAAGGGGTAAAGAGAATCAAAGAGTTACCCCGTGAGGGTGAAGTATTTGCCCTTGACTTCGACCTTAAACTGTCAAAGGCAAGGTACAGGCTTCTTGAAAGGGACGCGGACGAGCCCATGTATAAAGTCGTCCTGAGCGATAGAACGGAGCTCTACCTTACGGGAGACCATCCAGTTTTGGTTTATCGGGACGACAAGCTAATATTTGTGCCAGCTGGGGAACTCAGAGACGATGACCAGGTAGTGCTTCTTATAAACCGTCAGAAGTTCCAGGATGTGGGGAGAACTCCAAGTCTGTTTGACTTTGTCCTAAAAAACGCCCCTTCCATGAAAGACTACATCCTCTATGAACCTTCCTTTGGCCCCATTTTAAGGGAGAGGATTGGGAAGGCTGGTTTAAAGGTGGAAATCCTGTGGAGGTTCAAAATCAGGGAGCCAACGTACTACAAATACCTCAGGGGCAAAATGCCTGTTCCAGTTTTCAGATTTCTTATTGAGAGGGGTGTAGTCTCAAAGGAAGAGGCAGGAAGAATTTTCAGGGGATTCTCACACGGCACATCACTATCCCCGGTTTCTTTTGAGTTCAGCGAGGATTTCTGGTACCTGTTCGGTTTCGTAGTGGGAGATGGTCATCTGACTAAGGAGGGCAAAATAACAATCTCCGCCAAGGATAGGACAGAAGAAACAATAAAGGCTCTTGGAGAGGTTGCGAGCTCCCTGGGTATTCCATTCGCCTACGATTCGAAATACAAGATGATAATCATCCGTAGCAAGTCCTTGGCGAGGTTGCTTGAACTTCTTGGCTGTCCCCCCGGAAACAAAACGGAGATATTTGAGGTTCCCAATGAGGTAATGGCAAAGCCCGAATGGATGGCTTCGTTCCTAGCCGGTTACTACGATGCCGACGGCCACATCGGTACAAAACTAACGGGAAGTAAAAAATCAATGTCCCCACAAATTGTCCTGACATCTAAGAACAGGCGGGCAATATACACGGTCAAACTCATGTGGCAACTCCTCGGTGTTGGAACGTACCTATGGGAGAAGAAAGACAGACGGGGCAACTTTATAGCTTACGAGCTTAAGGTCTACTCCCGCGACGCACTCAGGTTTTACGAGGTTATGAGTGACCATCTAAGGGTGAAGAAGCGAGACCTTGAGAAAGTTCGGGAGATGGCGGTACGAAAGAGGAAATCCTATTCCCACCATTACAGCGTTCTCAATGTTAAGGACTGGAGGGGGAAGTTAAGAACCAACAATACGCTCTGGAAAAAGTTTGACATGTCCAATCAGACCGCACATGGAAGAGGGATAAGTCTCGACAAGCTCAGGAGGATTAAAGACTATCTGACCGATGAAGACCTCCGCAGGATTGCCACGGGGGACGTTTATGTGCTTGGGATAAGATCCATTGAGAAGTTCCACTATCGCGGAAAGGTCTACGATCTCGTTGTTGAGAACTATCACAACTTCATAGCCAATGGCGTCGTTGTCCACAATTGTTCCTATCCCCGCACTTCGTCCCAAAAGCTCCCAAAGAACCTCAATTTCCGCTCTATACTTCAGAACCTGGCTAAACTTCCGGAGTACAAGCCCTTCGCCCACGAGCTTCTGGGTAAGGAGAGGCTCAAACCTGTCGAAGGCAAGAAGGACGACCCTGCTCATCCTGCCATCTACCCTACAGGCGAGCTTCCAAAGCCGGGCGAGCTGACTAAAGACGAGGCCAACCTCTACGATCTCATCGTGAGGCGCTTTTTGGCTCTCTTCATGGAGCCGGCTGTTAGGGAGATAATGAAGGTCATTATAAACTCAAACGGTCACCGCTTCATTCTGAGCGGAGCCAGGACGGTTAAGGAAGGGTGGCTCAAGGTTTACGGTAAGTACGTCAAGTTTGATGAGGTTATCCTGCCCTCCTTTAAGGAGGGTGAGCCTGTTAAGGTCCTCCAGATAAAGCGCGAGAAGAAGAAAACGAAGCCTCCGGCGAGATATTCTCCCGCAGCCGTAATCAAGAAGATGGAGGATCTAGGCATAGGAACGAAAGCCACGCGTGCCCAGATACTCGAAACGCTCTATGCGAGGGGCTACATCGAGGGTAAGAAGAAGATAAAGGTTACCCCTCTCGGTATGCGCGTCGTCGAGGCCTTGGAGCGGAACGTTCCTGACATAGTCAGCGTCGAGCTGACGAGGGCATTTGAGGAGAAGATGGAGGAGATAATGGCCGGCAAGGCCGATAAAGACCTAGTTATAGAAGAGAGCAAGGAGCAGCTCGTCAAGATCCTTCAGGAGTTCAAAGAAAAGGAACTGGACATCGGAAAGATCCTCATGGAAACCACGGGAACCGGTGTAACAACGAGCAAAGAAAATGCCAAGCGCGCTGGGGCGGTAAATGAGCTCAGTGAGGCTGAGGAAAAAGAAGTGAAGAAGACCATTGAAAAGGGAGAAAAGAAGCCCCTTGTCGTTGGCAAGTGCCCCAAATGTGGCGGCGATTTGGTCGTCCGCTACAACAGAAAGACAGGGAAGAGATTCGTTGGCTGCTCGAACTGGCCGAAGTGCAACGTCACGTATCCCCTCCTCCAGCGCGGGCAGATAATCCCAACGAACAAGACCTGCTGTGATGGTGCTCCTGTCGTCAAAATCCGCGAAAAAGGCAGAGAGTACGAGATCTGCCTTGACATGAACTGCAAAGAGTGGAGGAAGAAAAAGTAATCAGAGCAGCTCCTTAAGGAGGCTCAACCTCCTCTTGCTCATGAGCACCTTGGGGTGCTTGAGGAGGGCCTTGATGACCTCGACGTAGTCTCCTCCCGCTATCTTTTCGGCATCCGCACCACTGAGTATCTGGATGAAGAGGTCAAGGTCTTCGTCGGTGAGCTTCTCCGTGACGCGCCTGACCTTCAGAACCCTCTCAAGCCTCTTTCCGTCGGTCTCCCACCACTCGGTCGTGTAGTTCTTAAGGAGCTCCAGGTTTTCTTCCTCAAGAGCCTTGACTATCCACTTGCTGGCTATGGTTCCGGCATCCATCGCCTCAGCCATTCCACCACCGTGCATGGGGTTTACCTGCCTTGCTGCATCGCCGACAACGATAACGTTGTCCTTGGCGAGCTCCTTGACGAAACCGCCAACCGGAACAACGCCGACGTTTATCTCCAGAAGCTTCTTGGCGGGAATGTTGTTCTCCTTCAGCCACTTGTCGAGGTAGTACTTGGCCGTCTGGGGATTGTCGGAGTTTATGCCTATTCCGACGTTGGCCCTATCTTCATCCTTGGGGAAGACCCAAACGTAGCCCCTCGGCGCTATTTCGTTCCCGAACCAGAGATGGATTAGGTCAGGGTCAAAGCCCTCGATGAGCATCTCGTACTCATAGCTTGAG
Protein-coding regions in this window:
- a CDS encoding geranylgeranyl reductase family protein: MKYDVVVVGAGIAGPIVARNVAKAGFSVLLIDKKSAIGTPKQCAEGISKTVFEKYDIPYDRRFINREIYGAKLYSPSGYELELRYKEVSGVILERKVFDKMLAYYAAKAGADVLARTEAMDVIRKDGKIAGIKAKHEDEPVEIYADIIVAADGVESTIARKAGINTYAPPHEFDSSYEYEMLIEGFDPDLIHLWFGNEIAPRGYVWVFPKDEDRANVGIGINSDNPQTAKYYLDKWLKENNIPAKKLLEINVGVVPVGGFVKELAKDNVIVVGDAARQVNPMHGGGMAEAMDAGTIASKWIVKALEEENLELLKNYTTEWWETDGKRLERVLKVRRVTEKLTDEDLDLFIQILSGADAEKIAGGDYVEVIKALLKHPKVLMSKRRLSLLKELL
- the topA gene encoding DNA topoisomerase I, whose translation is MVTLIIAEKPNVARKIAYALAEGKPVRKTIGKVPYYEFTRDGKRIIVAPAVGHLFSLAPKTKTYGYPVFDIEWVPVYVAEKGKSYAKDYIKALATLAKRADEFVVACDYDTEGEVIGYTALKYACGVDPSKAKRMKFSALTKKDLLKAWYNLEPTINFGMADAGIARHVLDWYWGVNLSRALTSAIKRASGKWMVLSTGRVQGPTLKFLVDREKEIQNFKPTPYWVIKMLLEKNGQQYTAVYEKERILDENEAKRIVEEAKKGPAFVEKVEVKQQNRHPPVPFDLGTLQREAYSAFGYSPKKTLEIAQKLYEKGYCLHPDSLIPTPEGVKRIKELPREGEVFALDFDLKLSKARYRLLERDADEPMYKVVLSDRTELYLTGDHPVLVYRDDKLIFVPAGELRDDDQVVLLINRQKFQDVGRTPSLFDFVLKNAPSMKDYILYEPSFGPILRERIGKAGLKVEILWRFKIREPTYYKYLRGKMPVPVFRFLIERGVVSKEEAGRIFRGFSHGTSLSPVSFEFSEDFWYLFGFVVGDGHLTKEGKITISAKDRTEETIKALGEVASSLGIPFAYDSKYKMIIIRSKSLARLLELLGCPPGNKTEIFEVPNEVMAKPEWMASFLAGYYDADGHIGTKLTGSKKSMSPQIVLTSKNRRAIYTVKLMWQLLGVGTYLWEKKDRRGNFIAYELKVYSRDALRFYEVMSDHLRVKKRDLEKVREMAVRKRKSYSHHYSVLNVKDWRGKLRTNNTLWKKFDMSNQTAHGRGISLDKLRRIKDYLTDEDLRRIATGDVYVLGIRSIEKFHYRGKVYDLVVENYHNFIANGVVVHNCSYPRTSSQKLPKNLNFRSILQNLAKLPEYKPFAHELLGKERLKPVEGKKDDPAHPAIYPTGELPKPGELTKDEANLYDLIVRRFLALFMEPAVREIMKVIINSNGHRFILSGARTVKEGWLKVYGKYVKFDEVILPSFKEGEPVKVLQIKREKKKTKPPARYSPAAVIKKMEDLGIGTKATRAQILETLYARGYIEGKKKIKVTPLGMRVVEALERNVPDIVSVELTRAFEEKMEEIMAGKADKDLVIEESKEQLVKILQEFKEKELDIGKILMETTGTGVTTSKENAKRAGAVNELSEAEEKEVKKTIEKGEKKPLVVGKCPKCGGDLVVRYNRKTGKRFVGCSNWPKCNVTYPLLQRGQIIPTNKTCCDGAPVVKIREKGREYEICLDMNCKEWRKKK